A stretch of DNA from Yoonia sp. BS5-3:
GAGGGACCGCGCGGATCGCGGTTCAAAAACAGCGCACCTTCGGATTTGCGGCTCAGCTCTTGGCCCTGATATTGGCTGATATAGCGGCCCACGACGCGCGGCGCGCCCGTGGCCGGATCGACAAACTGGATCACGCCTTGCCCGCATTCGCCTTCGCCCACGCCCAGGGCCATGGCCTGCACGACAAGACCCAACCCCGCATCAACCGGCGCCCCTTTTGCCTGGCGTAGCAGCCGCGCGGTCGTGCCATCCCAGGCCCGCGCCATCGAGCGTAGAACTTCGGACAATTGCGCCGCCACATCCTGCGGAAACGCCTCATCCGTTTCCTGCTCATATGTCTCAAGCATCGCGCGCAGGCTATCCGCATCAGGCGTGTCGGGCAGATAAAACGCGTCCGGGTCCAGTCGGGCCACATGAATGGCGTATGATTGGATAAAGCGCAGATACATATCCGTGGCCTGACGCACGCCAATCGTCTGGGTCAGGGCCGCATGGCGAGCGTCATTCATGCCCACATTCAATATCGCACCCGGCCCGCCCCAATCAGGGTCTTGGCTGGACGGGCGCACCGACAAAAGCGGGTCATCCCCAAACGGGGCAAGCAGCGTTTGCATGTCTGGCAAACGCCCCTTTGCAGCATCATGGACCGCGTCAAAAGACAGGGCCACCGTGACGGGCACAGGCATATCAAGCCGGATCAACCGTTGCAGACATTTCGCCCGCCCGCCATGAACAGCCGCCGACATTTTTGCAGTTGGCGTGATCAGGGTCAAAGGACTATATGTGGTCTGTTGCTGCAACGCGGCACCATTTATTGTGTAGGTGCAGCATAAGGGATAAATCCCTTACTTGTAGCTAAATTTTTACAAAAAATCGATTATCCTTCGATCTTGGTTAAATCGGCGACAGACAGGCATATTTTTCTGATCCGTGACAACAGGTTAAGACGATTGCGCCGCAGAATTTCGCTATCGGCGTTAACCTGCACATCGGTGAAAAATTGATCAATTGGTCCGCGAAGTGCTGCCATAGCGGTCATCGCGGTGCTGAAATCTTCAGCATCCATGGCTGGCGCGATCTTTGCATCTGCAGCATCGAGGGCCGCGAAAAGCGCCTTTTCGGCGTCATCTTCGGCAAATTTGATGTCCGCCCCGTAAGAGTATTCTACCCCATCCTTGTCCTCGGCCTGGGTCAGGATGTTGTTGGCGCGCTTGAACCCCTGGATCAGGTTTTCGCCGTCATCTGTGGCCAGCGTTTCGGCCAGCGCCTCGACCCGCTTGACCAACAAGGTCAGGTCGTCATTACCCGGCATCGCGATGCAGGCGTCGATGATATCGTGGCGGATGCCTTTGTCTTTGAGGAAGACTTTCAGGCGGTCGTGGAAGAAGGAGAGAAGGTCGGGCAGTTTCCAGTCTCGAACGGGGTACCATTCTTCAGCTGCTCTTCTGGAAATGATGAAATCGATTGTATCCCGTAGAATTCTCTTCTGTTATGGGAAGGCTCTCATCAATCTTGGTGTCGGAAAAGAGAGCCTCTATCCATCCCTGCTTCTGCTCAGTCGAGCCAATTGAGGTCTCATTGATAAAGTCGGCCAAATGGTCGTACTTATCTTTGATCGCCAAGTACTCACCTAGCAAGTCTGACTTCTCATGCTCTAAGATCTTATCAATTCTGCCCAAAAATGCAGACTTCAGAGTATCTTGCATAGAGAAACCAAGCTTATTCTCCAAAACCAACCGAATAACCCCCAACGCTGCTCTGCGCAGCGCAAACGGGTCCTTACTCCCGGTCGGCTTTTCATCTATCGCCCAGAACCCGGTCAGCGTGTCGATCTTATCGGCCAGCGCCACGGCTACTGACACAGGCGCGGTTGGCACATCATCTGATGGCCCCAGCGGCGAATAATGCTCTTGCGCGGCGGCGGCAATCGCCGGGTCCAGCCCGGCCTCTGCCGCGTAGTACCGGCCCATCAGCCCCTGCAATTCAGGAAATTCATAGACCATTTCAGAGGACAGATCGGCCTTGGCCACTTGCGCCGCCTTCTCTGCCAGATCCGGATCGGCCCCAACACTTGGCGCAATCTCCTTCACCAGTGCCGCGATCCGTTCGATCCGGTCTTTCTGGCTGCCCAGCTTATTGTGGAAGGTCACATTGGCCAGGCTGTTGAGCCACGGCTGCATCCCGGCCTTGGCAACGCGCAAATCATTTTCCCAAAAGAACTTCGCATCCGCCAGCCGCGCCGATAGCACCTTTTGGTTCCCCGCCAAAATGGTCGCGCCATTGTCGGCCGTTTCCATATTGGCCACGGTCACAAATTGCTCAATCCGGCCTGTCTTGGGGTTCTTGACCGAGAAAAACTTCTGATGCTCTTTCATCGAGGTTTGCAAAACCTCGGGCGGCAGACCCAGAAATTCTTCGTCAATCTTGCCCATCAGAACAACGGGCCATTCGACCAGCCCGGCGATCTCGGCCAATAGCCCGCGATCCTCAACAACCTCCAGCCCTTGGGCAAAGGCCTGATTGGTGGCGTCATTCCAGATCATCTCGGCCCGCTCATCTGGGCGCAGGATGACATTGGCGCGTTTCAGTTTCGCCTCGTAATCGTCAAACCCGGTGACGCTGAAGGGTGTCGGCGCAAGGAAGCGGTGGCCCTGCGTGGTATCGCCCGAGGCGATCCCATCAACATCCAGCGGCACGATCTGCGTGCCCGCTTCATCCGTCAGGAAGCACAGGATCGCATGCAAAGGGCGCACCCATTTCAGCGGGCCAGAGCCCCAGCGCATCGACTTGGGCCATGGGAAATTGCGGATTGTCTTTTCCAGCACCTCGGCGATGATATCCGCCGCCGCGCGCCCCGGCTTTTCGATCACCGCGAAATAGACCTGACCCTTTTTGTCATCGCGAATTTCCAGATCGTCCTTGGCCACCCCTGCCCCGCGCAGGAAGCCTTCAATGGCTTTGTCAGGCGCACCGACCTTGGGGCCTTTACGCTCTTCGCGCACAGGTTTGCTTTCGCCCAGCAGATCGCTGATCGTCAGGGTCAAACGGCGCGGCGTAGCAAAGGCAGCAGCGCCAACATAGGTCAACCCGGCCTCGACCAGACCGTCGGTGACCAGCTTTTGCAGATCCTCGCTGGCGCGCTTTTGCATGCGTGCGGGGATTTCTTCGGAGAAAAGTTCAATCAGAAGATCGGGCATCAGTTGGTGCTTTCGGGTTGGGCTGGGCAGCCTTCGGGGGCGGGATCACCGTCAAAGACGACCTCACCGCATGCGTTAATCTGGTGCCAGGCAAAGGCCCGGCCATCGGGGTAGACGGCGACCAGACGGTCGATCCCATAGTGAATGTTTTCAACGCCGAGGAAGGCGATAGCGTCACCGCTGACAAGATCCTCGCCGATTTGGGCGGCGTCAAAACAGTCAAACCATCCGGGGGCGACAAGTGGTTCAGCATCGTCGCGGATGACATAGG
This window harbors:
- a CDS encoding DUF6446 family protein → MARVAIVGLLMLALIAGALLYYQQIYAYYTLVQAQDADVRLTNLVTEQAEPILFDGFEAIDADSSPIRYRACFTTPLSQATLTETYVIRDDAEPLVAPGWFDCFDAAQIGEDLVSGDAIAFLGVENIHYGIDRLVAVYPDGRAFAWHQINACGEVVFDGDPAPEGCPAQPESTN